From Brochothrix thermosphacta DSM 20171 = FSL F6-1036, a single genomic window includes:
- a CDS encoding DEAD/DEAH box helicase: MNIGKHNKQMTEYRRLARRVLKQSKLYTYFDDSEFSEQTAFWRIKYKEGQPLTEDDLVKSFALLREAIHRVIGFEAAYVQLIGALALEDGCIAEMKTGEGKTLVSLFVLYSEVLKGNKVHLMTANTYLAERDREEIGRILEFMGLTVTLNIAEASIGEKKAIYEGDVIYGTASEFGFDYLRDNMIKNNEDRVQTGLDFVLLDEADSILIDEARTPLIISSTKTEDLSLYQRANRLLSTFNQSDYNFDEIHHTVWLSENGIEKSEYFWQVKDLFSSENQHLIRATMTALRAHILMKKDKNYVVMDGKVVIVDENTGRAIPGRRYNDGIHQALEAKESVEINYESTTLATITIQNYFRMYQKVSGMTGTASTEAEEFHNIYNLDVVVIPTNMRINRKDKAEEIYRTREEQGKAIVQEVYHNLKEGRPSLVGTNSIQDSEWLGELLNIEGIPYNILNAKNHRLEAAIISKAGTVGTVTIATNMAGRGTDIKLDQASLKRGGLCVIGASRFDSRRIDLQLIGRSGRRGDPGYSKFILSLEDELLKQFDSKRWERYKLKKRELTYQPLKGKFIKKLMRNAQEAMEAHNFDVRKQLLQYDEILHVQSQTVYAERRKILDMTTTKAFTEAIMEEILTTIFIKEKTDEAKKVAIFDLFDGIALPLPVDELVDMGKREGVTFMLKWYNENRLRFNAYSINQMEREMFIETIDEQWIDYLYQVEAIKEGIGLRAYGQIDPLVTFQRETNILYNRFIEACNAAYVTKILTLPVPSSPAETTLALDINEVKRVMKELGIEADSEEESIRMLHESYNKK, encoded by the coding sequence ATGAACATTGGTAAACATAATAAACAGATGACAGAATACCGCCGTCTAGCCCGTCGTGTTTTGAAGCAAAGTAAACTCTATACTTATTTTGATGATAGTGAATTTAGTGAACAAACAGCCTTTTGGCGAATTAAATATAAAGAAGGTCAACCCTTAACTGAGGATGATCTTGTGAAATCTTTTGCCTTACTGCGTGAAGCGATCCACCGTGTTATTGGTTTTGAAGCGGCTTATGTGCAGCTTATAGGAGCACTTGCACTCGAGGATGGTTGTATTGCTGAAATGAAAACGGGTGAAGGAAAGACGCTCGTATCATTATTTGTATTGTATTCAGAAGTTTTAAAAGGGAATAAAGTACATCTTATGACTGCAAATACATATCTTGCTGAAAGAGACCGGGAAGAAATTGGACGTATCCTTGAATTTATGGGTTTAACGGTTACTTTAAATATAGCTGAAGCATCCATCGGAGAAAAAAAAGCGATTTATGAAGGTGATGTTATTTATGGCACGGCTTCAGAATTCGGCTTTGATTATCTGCGAGATAATATGATAAAAAACAACGAAGATCGTGTTCAGACTGGATTGGATTTTGTTTTATTAGATGAAGCAGACTCTATTCTAATTGACGAAGCACGGACACCGTTAATTATCTCAAGTACTAAAACAGAAGATTTATCTTTATATCAACGTGCCAACCGCTTGTTGTCAACATTTAATCAGTCAGACTATAATTTTGATGAAATTCATCATACAGTATGGTTGTCAGAAAATGGTATTGAAAAATCAGAGTATTTTTGGCAAGTGAAAGATTTGTTTTCTTCAGAGAATCAACATTTAATACGCGCAACAATGACAGCTCTGAGAGCACATATTTTAATGAAAAAGGATAAAAACTATGTTGTAATGGATGGTAAAGTTGTCATCGTGGATGAAAATACTGGTCGAGCAATACCAGGCCGTCGTTATAATGATGGTATTCATCAAGCGCTTGAAGCAAAAGAAAGTGTTGAAATTAACTATGAATCAACAACTTTAGCAACGATTACGATTCAAAACTATTTTAGAATGTATCAAAAAGTATCTGGTATGACTGGAACTGCATCAACAGAGGCAGAAGAATTTCATAATATTTATAATTTGGATGTTGTGGTCATCCCGACCAACATGAGAATAAATCGTAAAGATAAAGCAGAGGAAATATATCGAACACGAGAAGAGCAAGGAAAAGCAATAGTACAAGAAGTTTATCACAATTTGAAAGAAGGTAGACCGTCTTTAGTAGGTACTAATTCTATTCAAGATAGTGAGTGGCTTGGGGAATTACTTAACATTGAAGGCATCCCGTATAACATTTTAAATGCTAAAAATCATCGATTAGAAGCAGCTATTATATCAAAAGCTGGGACTGTAGGAACGGTGACCATAGCAACCAATATGGCAGGTCGCGGTACAGATATTAAATTAGATCAAGCATCTTTAAAACGCGGTGGCTTATGTGTGATTGGAGCCTCTCGTTTTGATAGTCGTCGCATTGATTTACAATTAATTGGTCGTTCAGGCCGTCGTGGTGATCCAGGTTACAGCAAATTTATTTTATCGTTAGAAGACGAGCTTCTGAAGCAATTTGATAGTAAACGATGGGAACGCTACAAATTAAAAAAACGAGAACTGACCTATCAACCACTTAAAGGTAAATTCATCAAAAAGTTAATGCGTAATGCTCAAGAAGCAATGGAAGCACATAATTTTGATGTGCGTAAACAATTGTTGCAATACGATGAAATTTTACATGTTCAAAGTCAGACAGTTTATGCTGAAAGACGCAAAATTTTAGATATGACAACAACAAAAGCTTTTACTGAAGCAATTATGGAAGAAATTTTGACAACGATATTTATAAAAGAAAAGACAGATGAAGCAAAAAAAGTTGCTATTTTTGATTTGTTTGATGGTATCGCTTTGCCACTACCGGTCGATGAACTAGTTGATATGGGTAAACGTGAGGGTGTAACGTTTATGCTGAAATGGTATAATGAGAATCGTTTGCGTTTTAATGCTTATTCAATTAATCAAATGGAGCGTGAAATGTTTATTGAAACGATAGATGAACAATGGATCGATTATCTTTATCAAGTTGAGGCAATTAAGGAAGGTATTGGATTAAGAGCTTATGGGCAAATTGATCCATTAGTGACGTTCCAAAGAGAAACTAACATTCTTTATAACCGTTTTATTGAAGCATGCAATGCAGCTTATGTAACTAAAATCCTTACTCTACCAGTGCCTTCGTCACCAGCAGAAACGACATTGGCTTTAGATATTAATGAGGTTAAACGCGTGATGAAAGAGTTAGGGATTGAGGCAGACTCAGAAGAAGAATCTATTCGTATGCTACATGAATCGTATAATAAAAAATAA
- a CDS encoding LysM peptidoglycan-binding domain-containing protein yields the protein MKKLTLSLASASIAATSIVAPTAAAASTDITVEKNDTLWDLANKHKTTVKDLKEINNLDSDNIQIGQQLKVAQNKDTYVVKSGDSLWKIAQANHTSVEELKNINKLTSNTIFVNQKLEIPGIDYVMDTTAVVQKTSDVSTSAQTPVAEEVAPVAEETAPVAEETAPVAEKAAPVAEEAAPVAEETAPVAEETAPAAEETAPVSEETAPAAEEAAPVAEETAPAAEEAAPVAEEVDTNASTYEVKAGDSLSKIADLFNTSVNKIAALNELTNSETLSVGQVLAVKGEVKAPTVSETPKETKPVAEEKTEATVNTNASTYKVNAGDTLAVIASQFGTTTSKLVALNNLSNANSLTVGQTLKVKGSVPAPTVTAPKPTQTVATQTPSTQTVAKPSVSASTHTVKSGDSLGKIASQYGVSVSYLVNRNNLSNANDLSVGQVLQLKGAASSSVTPKPTTPKPTTPTTTYKPSKPSAPSTSGLSFNTLFSFAQQFSGTPYVWGGTTPSGFDCSGFTQYVYGNSGVSLNRTAGDQMNQSTKISEGQAKPGDLVFFSYNGGSSIDHVGIYMGNGQMINAQNNGVKIDNIHGNGWGEFLVGFGTVGNFN from the coding sequence ATGAAAAAATTAACGTTATCTTTAGCTTCAGCTAGTATCGCTGCAACATCTATTGTAGCACCAACAGCAGCGGCAGCCTCAACCGATATCACAGTTGAAAAGAACGATACACTTTGGGACTTGGCAAATAAACATAAAACAACCGTAAAAGATTTAAAAGAGATTAACAATTTAGACTCAGATAATATCCAAATCGGTCAACAATTAAAAGTGGCACAAAATAAAGACACATATGTCGTTAAAAGTGGTGATTCTCTTTGGAAGATCGCTCAAGCAAACCATACTTCTGTTGAAGAATTAAAAAACATCAATAAGTTAACATCTAATACTATTTTTGTTAATCAAAAATTAGAGATACCAGGAATTGATTATGTAATGGATACGACAGCTGTTGTTCAAAAAACATCAGACGTTTCAACCTCTGCACAAACTCCTGTTGCTGAAGAAGTAGCTCCTGTTGCTGAAGAAACTGCTCCTGTTGCTGAAGAAACTGCTCCTGTTGCTGAAAAAGCAGCTCCTGTTGCTGAAGAAGCAGCTCCTGTTGCTGAAGAAACTGCTCCTGTTGCTGAAGAAACTGCTCCAGCCGCTGAAGAAACTGCTCCTGTTTCTGAAGAAACTGCTCCAGCCGCTGAAGAAGCAGCTCCTGTTGCTGAAGAAACTGCTCCAGCCGCTGAAGAAGCAGCTCCTGTTGCTGAAGAAGTTGATACAAATGCTTCCACTTATGAAGTTAAAGCGGGTGATTCATTAAGTAAAATTGCTGATTTATTCAATACATCTGTGAATAAAATTGCCGCACTCAATGAATTAACAAATTCTGAAACTTTATCTGTCGGACAAGTTCTCGCTGTAAAAGGTGAAGTTAAAGCCCCTACAGTTTCAGAAACACCAAAAGAAACAAAACCTGTTGCCGAAGAAAAAACGGAAGCTACAGTTAATACTAATGCTTCAACTTACAAAGTTAATGCTGGTGATACATTAGCAGTTATCGCTAGTCAATTTGGAACAACGACTTCTAAATTAGTCGCTCTTAATAACCTTTCAAATGCTAACTCGCTTACAGTAGGACAAACATTAAAAGTTAAAGGTTCAGTTCCAGCACCAACAGTTACTGCACCAAAACCTACACAAACAGTAGCTACACAAACACCTTCAACACAAACAGTAGCAAAACCTTCTGTATCAGCTTCAACTCATACTGTAAAATCTGGTGATTCATTAGGTAAAATCGCATCACAATATGGTGTATCTGTAAGTTATCTTGTTAACCGCAATAATCTTTCAAATGCTAACGATTTATCTGTCGGACAAGTACTTCAACTTAAAGGTGCTGCTTCATCATCAGTAACACCTAAACCAACTACACCTAAACCAACTACACCTACAACAACTTATAAACCTTCTAAGCCTTCTGCACCTTCAACAAGTGGCTTAAGTTTTAATACACTGTTTAGTTTTGCTCAACAATTCAGCGGTACTCCTTATGTTTGGGGCGGTACAACACCATCTGGATTTGATTGTTCAGGATTTACACAGTATGTTTACGGAAACTCAGGTGTTTCGTTAAACCGTACTGCTGGAGATCAAATGAACCAATCAACTAAAATTTCTGAAGGCCAAGCTAAACCCGGAGATTTAGTATTCTTCTCTTACAACGGTGGTTCTTCAATCGATCATGTTGGTATTTACATGGGTAACGGCCAAATGATCAATGCTCAAAATAATGGTGTTAAAATTGACAACATTCACGGAAACGGCTGGGGCGAGTTCCTTGTTGGATTCGGAACTGTTGGTAACTTTAACTAA